From a region of the Narcine bancroftii isolate sNarBan1 chromosome 5, sNarBan1.hap1, whole genome shotgun sequence genome:
- the LOC138764921 gene encoding sodium/potassium-transporting ATPase subunit alpha-2 isoform X2, producing the protein MPVAPTGNHRRSPIRRTARQVPAISLAYEAAESDIMKRQPRNPKTDKLVNEKLISMAYGQIGMIQALGGFFTYFVILAENGFLPSRLLNLRVEWDDRTKNDLEDSYGQEWTYEQRKIVEFTCHTAFFTSIVVVQWADLLICKTRRNSIFQQGMKNKILIFGLFEETALAAFLSYCPGMDVALRMYPLKLPWWFCAFPYSLLIFIYDEVRKFILRRHPGGWVECETYY; encoded by the exons atgcccgtcgcgccgacaggaaatcacaggcgctcgcccatccgccgcaccgctcgacag GTCCCTGCAATCTCATTGGCTTACGAGGCGGCAGAGAGTGACATCATGAAAAGGCAACCTCGAAATCCTAAAACTGACAAGCTGGTTAATGAGAAGCTAATCAGCATGGCATATGGACAGATCG GGATGATCCAGGCGCTAGGTGGTTTCTTCACCTACTTTGTGATCCTGGCGGAGAACGGTTTCCTGCCCTCCCGCCTCCTCAACCTGCGTGTCGAGTGGGACGACCGGACCAAAAACGACCTGGAGGACAGTTACGGACAGGAGTGG ACCTATGAGCAGCGGAAGATCGTGGAGTTCACTTGCCACACGGCATTCTTCACCAGTATAGTGGTGGTCCAGTGGGCCGATCTCCTCATCTGCAAGACCAGGAGGAACTCCATCTTCCAGCAGGGCATGAA GAACAAGATCCTGATCTTTGGCCTCTTCGAGGAGACGGCCCTCGCCGCATTCCTCTCTTACTGCCCAGGCATGGACGTTGCCCTGCGGATGTACCCTCTGAA GCTCCCTTGGTGGTTCTGTGCCTTCCCCTACAGCCTCCTCATCTTCATCTATGATGAGGTCAGAAAATTCATCCTGCGGCGACACCCGGGCG gcTGGGTGGAGTGTGAAACGTATTACTGA
- the LOC138764921 gene encoding sodium/potassium-transporting ATPase subunit alpha-2 isoform X1 — MEDEPSNDNLYLGIVLAAVVMITGCFSYYQEAKSSRIMDSFKSMVPQQALVIREGEKIQINAEEVVTGDLVEVKGGDRIPADLRIISSHGCKVDNSSLTGESEPQTRSPEFTHDNPLETRNIAFFSTNCVEGTARGVVIFTGDRTVMGRIATLASGLEVGQTPINMEIEHFIHIITGVAVFLGVSFFVLSLILGYTWLEAVIFLIGIIVANVPEGLLATVTVCLTLTAKRMARKNCLVKNLEAVETLGSTSTICSDKTGTLTQNRMTVAHMWFDNQVHEADTTEDQSGSAFDKTSPTWAALSRIAALCNRAVFRPGQDNVSISKRETSGDASESALLKCIELSCGSVREMRDRSPKVTEIPFNSTNKYQLSIHQVEAGEGSSGPLHLLVMKGAPERILERCSTILLHGQEVPLDQEVREAFQNAYLELGGLGERVLGFCHFSLPLDQFPLGFPFDADELNFPTDGLCFVGLMSMIDPPRAAVPDAVGKCRSAGIKVIMVTGDHPITAKAIAKGVGIISEGNETMEDIAQRLNIPISQVNPRDAKACVIHGSDLKEMKGEQLDQILANHTEIVFARTSPQQKLIIVEGCQRQGAIVAVTGDGVNDSPALKKADIGVAMGISGSDVSKQAADMILLDDNFASIVTGVEEGRLIFDNLKKSIAYTLTSNIPEITPFLLFIVANIPLPLGTVTILCIDLGTDMVPAISLAYEAAESDIMKRQPRNPKTDKLVNEKLISMAYGQIGMIQALGGFFTYFVILAENGFLPSRLLNLRVEWDDRTKNDLEDSYGQEWTYEQRKIVEFTCHTAFFTSIVVVQWADLLICKTRRNSIFQQGMKNKILIFGLFEETALAAFLSYCPGMDVALRMYPLKLPWWFCAFPYSLLIFIYDEVRKFILRRHPGGWVECETYY, encoded by the exons ATGGAAGATGAGCCATCCAATGACAAC CTGTACCTGGGCATTGTCCTTGCTGCCGTGGTGATGATTACTGGCTGCTTCTCCTACTACCAAGAGGCCAAGAGTTCTCGAATCATGGACTCCTTCAAGAGCATGGTGCCCCAG CAAGCCCTGGTCATCCGGGAAGGGGAGAAGATCCAAATCAATGCAGAGGAGGTGGTGACGGGGGACCTAGTGGAGGTGAAGGGGGGCGACCGGATCCCAGCCGATCTCCGGATCATCTCCTCACATGGTTGCAAG GTTGATAACTCATCGCTGACAGGAGAGTCGGAACCTCAGACCCGATCACCAGAGTTCACCCACGATAATCCACTGGAAACCAGGAATATCGCTTTCTTCAGCACCAACTGTGTGGAAG GAACTGCCCGAGGTGTGGTGATCTTCACTGGAGACCGGACTGTGATGGGACGCATCGCCACACTGGCCTCGGGGCTGGAGGTGGGCCAGACACCCATCAACATGGAGATTGAGCACTTCATCCACATCATCACTGGCGTGGCTGTCTTCCTGGGCGTGTCTTTCTTCGTGCTCTCCCTCATCCTGGGCTACACCTGGTTGGAGGCTGTCATCTTCCTCATCGGCATCATCGTGGCTAACGTTCCCGAGGGCCTCCTCGCCACCGTCACC GTCTGCCTCACCCTCACTGCCAAGAGAATGGCTCGCAAGAACTGCCTGGTGAAGAACCTGGAGGCAGTGGAGACACTGGGGTCAACTTCGACCATCTGCTCCGACAAGACTGGGACCCTCACCCAGAACCGTATGACCGTGGCCCACATGTGGTTCGACAACCAGGTGCATGAGGCGGACACGACAGAGGACCAGAGCG gTTCTGCCTTCGATAAGACCTCGCCCACATGGGCCGCCCTCTCCCGGATCGCAGCCCTCTGCAACCGAGCGGTGTTCCGACCTGGCCAAGATAACGTCTCCATCTCCAAG CGGGAGACGTCAGGGGACGCATCGGAGTCAGCGCTGCTGAAGTGCATTGAGTTGTCTTGTGGTTCTGTGCGGGAGATGCGCGACCGGAGCCCAAAAGTGACCGAGATCCCCTTCAATTCCACCAACAAGTACCAG cTCTCTATCCACCAGGTGGAGGCTGGGGAAGGGTCATCAGGCCCTTTACACCTGCTGGTGATGAAGGGCGCCCCGGAACGCATCCTGGAACGCTGCTCCACCATCCTGCTGCACGGCCAGGAGGTTCCCCTGGACCAGGAAGTGCGCGAGGCCTTCCAAAACGCCTACCTGGAGCTGGGAGGGCTCGGCGAGCGAGTCCTGG GTTTCTGTCACTTTAGCCTCCCGCTTGACCAGTTTCCCCTTGGTTTTCCGTTCGATGCCGATGAGCTGAACTTCCCAACGGACGGCTTGTGCTTCGTGGGACTCATGTCGATGATTGACCCACCCCGGGCTGCTGTCCCCGATGCTGTGGGCAAGTGTCGGAGCGCAGGGATCAAG GTCATCATGGTTACTGGGGACCATCCCATCACTGCCAAGGCCATCGCCAAGGGAGTGGGCATTATCTCCGAGGGGAATGAGACCATGGAGGATATTGCTCAGAGACTGAACATCCCCATCAGTCAGGTCAATCCCAG AGATGCCAAGGCCTGTGTCATCCATGGCTCTGACCTCAAGGAGATGAAAGGAGAGCAGCTGGACCAGATCCTGGCCAACCACACTGAGATCGTCTTTGCCCGCACATCACCGCAACAGAAGCTCATCATCGTGGAGGGCTGCCAGAGGCAG GGTGCCATTGTGGCTGTGACAGGAGACGGGGTCAATGACTCTCCTGCCCTGAAGAAGGCAGACATCGGTGTCGCCATGGGGATCTCTGGCTCTGATGTCTCCAAGCAGGCAGCAGACATGATCCTATTGGACGACAACTTCGCATCCATTGTGACTGGCGTGGAAGAAG GTCGGCTAATCTTCGACAACCTCAAGAAGTCTATCGCCTACACCCTGACCAGCAACATCCCTGAGATCACGCCTTTCCTGCTGTTCATCGTGGCCAACATCCCCCTCCCACTTGGCACAGTTACCATCCTCTGCATTGACCTGGGCACGGATATG GTCCCTGCAATCTCATTGGCTTACGAGGCGGCAGAGAGTGACATCATGAAAAGGCAACCTCGAAATCCTAAAACTGACAAGCTGGTTAATGAGAAGCTAATCAGCATGGCATATGGACAGATCG GGATGATCCAGGCGCTAGGTGGTTTCTTCACCTACTTTGTGATCCTGGCGGAGAACGGTTTCCTGCCCTCCCGCCTCCTCAACCTGCGTGTCGAGTGGGACGACCGGACCAAAAACGACCTGGAGGACAGTTACGGACAGGAGTGG ACCTATGAGCAGCGGAAGATCGTGGAGTTCACTTGCCACACGGCATTCTTCACCAGTATAGTGGTGGTCCAGTGGGCCGATCTCCTCATCTGCAAGACCAGGAGGAACTCCATCTTCCAGCAGGGCATGAA GAACAAGATCCTGATCTTTGGCCTCTTCGAGGAGACGGCCCTCGCCGCATTCCTCTCTTACTGCCCAGGCATGGACGTTGCCCTGCGGATGTACCCTCTGAA GCTCCCTTGGTGGTTCTGTGCCTTCCCCTACAGCCTCCTCATCTTCATCTATGATGAGGTCAGAAAATTCATCCTGCGGCGACACCCGGGCG gcTGGGTGGAGTGTGAAACGTATTACTGA